A single region of the Capra hircus breed San Clemente chromosome X unlocalized genomic scaffold, ASM170441v1, whole genome shotgun sequence genome encodes:
- the TRO gene encoding LOW QUALITY PROTEIN: trophinin (The sequence of the model RefSeq protein was modified relative to this genomic sequence to represent the inferred CDS: inserted 4 bases in 4 codons; deleted 3 bases in 2 codons; substituted 4 bases at 4 genomic stop codons), producing the protein MATFVVQYDVELEDIIGDRQMRGPAEWKVGSGVRQSWETRRWPPRGPLPPTVSLGPHFPPDVQAETTEDSVLLIHTLLAATKDPLAMDPPVANQLNKSKTKKAPIKAISKTDPPVPSASVITTTKSTVTFPALNLPIIPQINQASATTEVATTQASSFTAXAKKSNKTKKVTAKATQGSQFPIDSESVTIQIKLPLQTLNLLVILQTIQAPTANESANSQALLGPTTPKQVFKAKKADNKVIASATDISLAPSTIYTATTHSQITSIQTKKASKAKKAIIVKGTNTDTELPEAPDVTEIATRQTEASAAAIWPPKSKGKKVAYEGPKSACEISEALPASQMVTNQPLAATLWVKTGYRAWKVDTKTKXTKSQTQVDQRIXAKMDTSQTHISSFETQVAASVQALADDYLAQFSLEPTTRTRGKRNQRSKNLNKDERGDGNYKWISWGQRPLLSRDVAILQERANKLVTRQRSPSTTQVESYQPSSLSYMLKDVIQEYDEYLSKIIEQASYALTKMFRVNLEGIDKXSLYSLISLQESSTGILRVNKDTPKLDLLMVILSVXFMNGNKANEAVIWDVLHKLGLCPGVRHSLLGEVRKLITDEFVKQNXVVYLEYKRVPDSRPPEYEFFWGLCSYQETSKMKVLKFACKVQKKDPKDWAVXYQEAVEMQVQTAAVAIVEAEARAEARAQMVIGEEAVAGPWNWDDMDIDCLTKEELGDDAHTWNRFSLEIQARAQENANASASIDFSREASTRASYSDGSSISLGGVPSPGNGFGGKAGISFGGTCSTSASFSSVASIYFDGTPSTCSTFSGGASISFSGTANTSSSFSSEASNSFGGIPCTSANFSDEVSCSFSDLLNTNTSFNGGASSGFGGTLSTTAGFSDALITSTSLGSTLGTSAVFSGALSTNTRLGGTLSTSGYIGGSPSSSAXFGGTLRTSICFGGSPSTSTGFDGVLSTSVSFSSSFNSCTNFGDTLSTNLGFGGTQSTSAGFSSAVSISTGFSSV; encoded by the exons GCCCTCTGCCTCCCACTGTGAGCCTGGGGCCTCACTTCCCTCCAGATGTACAGGCTGAAACAACAGAAGACAGTGTCTTGCTGATACATACCCTCTTGGCAGCAACCAAGGACCCCCTGGCCATGGACCCACCGGTTGCCAACCAGCTGAATAAAAGCAAAACCAAGAAGGCTCCTATTAAGGCTATCAGTAAAACTGACCCTCCAGTTCCATCTGCCAGTGTGATTACCACCACCAAGTCTACAGTAACTTTTCCAGCTTTAAATCTGCCAATCATTCCCCAGATCAACCAGGCTTCAGCTACCACTGAGGTAGCCACTACTCAGGCTTCTTCATTCACTGCTTAGGCTAAGAAATCTAACAAGACAAAGAAAGTCACTGCTAAGGCAACCCAAGGTTCCCAATTTCCAATTGACAGCGAGAGTGTCACTATACAGATCAAGTTACCCTTGCAGACCCTAAACCTGCTAGTCATTCTTCAGACTATCCAGGCTCCAACTGCCAATGAGTCAGCCAATTCTCAAGCTTTGTTAGGCCCCACCACGCCTAAGCAAGTTTTCAAGGCTAAGAAGGCTGATAATAAGGTCATAGCTAGTGCCACTGATATCTCACTGGCTCCATCCACTATTTACACAGCTACCACCCACAGCCAAATTACCTCTATCCAAACTAAGAAAGCCTCCAAAGCCAAGAAGGCAATT ATTGTTAAGGGCACAAATACTGATACTGaactcccagaggccccagatgtcaCTGAGATAGCTACCAGGCAGACTGAGGCCTCAGCAGCAGCTATCTGGCCCCCAAAATCCAAGGGCAAGAAAGTTGCCTATGAGGGCCCAAAATCTGCCTGTGAGATCTCTGAGGCCCTACCTGCCAGTCAAATGGTCACAAATCAACCCCTAGCAGCCACCCTCTGGGTCAAGACAGGGTACAGGGCTTGGAAGGTTGACACTAAGACCA CAACCAAAAGCCAGACTCAAGTTGACCAAAGGATCTAGGCCAAGATGGATACCTCTCAGACCCACATAAGTTCCTTTGAGACTCAGGTTGCTGCTTCTGTCCAGGCCTTGGCAGATGACTACCTGGCTCAGTTTAGTTTGGAGCCGACAACTAGGACCCGGGGAAAGAGGAACCAAAGG TCCAAGAATCTGAACAAGGATGAGAGAGGTGATGGTAATTATAAGTGGATCTCATGGGGCCAGAGGCCTCTGCTATCCCGAGATGTGGCCATTTTGCAAGAAAGG GCAAATAAGTTGGTGACCAGACAAAGATCCCCATCAACCACCCAGGTAGAGTCATACCAACCCTCCTCCCTAAGCT ACATGCTGAAGGATGTCATCCAAGAATATGATGAATATTTATCAAAGATCATTGAACAAGCAAGTTATGCTCTGACGAAA ATGTTTCGAGTCAATCTGGAGGGAATTGATA GTAGCTTATATAGTCTCATCAGCCTTCAGGAATCCTCTACAGGCATACTGAGAGT GAACAAGGACACACCCAAGCTAGATCTTCTCATGGTGATTCTGAGTG ATTTTATGAATGGCAACAAGGCCAATGAGG CTGTCATCTGGGATGTGCTGCACAAGTTGGGGCTCTGCCCTGG GGTAAGGCACTCACTCTTAGGGGAAGTGAGGAAGCTCATCACAGATGAGTTTGTGAAGCAAAATTAAGTGGT gtaCCTGGAATACAAGAGGGTCCCCGACAGCAGACCACCTGAATATGAGTTCTTCTGGGGCTTGTGCTCCTATCAAGAGACTAGCAAGATGAAAGTACTCAAGTTTGCCTGTAAG GTGCAAAAGAAAGACCCCAAGGACTGGGCCGTGTAGTACCAGGAAGCAGTGGAGATGCAAGTCCAAACTGCAGCTGTGGCTATAGTTGAGGCTGAGGCCAGGGCTGAGGCAAGAGCCCAAATGGTGATTGGAGAGGAAGCTGTGGCTGGGCCCTGGAATTGGGATGACATGGATATCGACTGTCTAACAAAGGAAGAGTTAGGTGATGATGCTCACACCTGGAACAGATTTTCACTTGAAATTCAGgccagagcccaagaaaatgcaaACGCCAGTGCCAGCATTGACTTCAGCAGAGAAGCTAGCACCAGGGCTAGCTATAGTGATGGTTCTAGTATTAGCTTAGGTGGTGTACCAAGCCCTGGTAATGGCTTTGGTGGCAAAGCTGGTATTAGCTTTGGTGGCACATGCAGCACCAGTGCTAGCTTCAGCAGTGTGGCCAGTATTTACTTTGATGGCACACCCAGCACTTGCTCCACTTTCAGTGGTGGAGCCAGCATTAGCTTTAGTGGTACAGCCAACACCAGCTCTAGTTTCAGCAGTGAAGCCAGTAATAGCTTTGGTGGCATACCTTGCACCAGTGCCAACTTCAGTGATGAGGTCAGCTGTAGTTTCAGTGACCTGCTCAACACCAATACCAGTTTCAATGGTGGAGCCAGCTCTGGTTTTGGAGGCACACTCAGTACCACTGCTGGTTTCAGTGATGCACTCATTACGAGCACCAGCCTTGGCAGTACACTTGGCACTAGTGCAGTCTTTAGTGGTGCACTTAGCACCAACACTCGCCTAGGTGGCACACTCAGCACTAGTGGCTACATTGGTGGGTCTCCCAGTTCTAGTG AGTTTGGTGGCACACTTAGAACCAGTATCTGCTTTGGTGGCTCTCCTAGCACCAGCACTGGTTTTGATGGTGTACTCAGTACCAGTGTCTCCTTTAGCAGCTCTTTCAACAGTTGCACTAACTTTGGTGATACACTCAGCACCAATCTTGGCTTTGGAGGCACACAA AGCACCAGTGCTGGTTTTAGCAGTGCTGTCAGTATTAGCACTGGCTTCAGcagtgtttag